Proteins encoded by one window of Paenibacillus sp. DCT19:
- a CDS encoding radical SAM/SPASM domain-containing protein, translating into MKTFKKVYIEITSICNLACSFCPQTKRAKNFIDPDVFNNILDQIKPHTKHIYLHVKGEPLLHPKIDLLLDSAHEKGFKVNITTNGTLLPKTQHKLLGKPALRQMNFSLHSFDGHEGSTDREGYLNNILTFAREAVKHNVIISFRLWNLTQDNFTNAQMNRNRETLEVLEREFDLDFRIEEKVVPGSGVKIAPNVYLNQDHEFQWPSLDAPEDDGKGFCHALRSQAAVLVDGTVVPCCLDGEGVINLGNVHEKSFSEIVDGERANNLFYGFSKRQAVEELCRKCGYRQRFGA; encoded by the coding sequence TTGAAAACATTCAAGAAAGTCTACATCGAAATTACAAGCATCTGTAACTTGGCGTGCAGCTTCTGTCCACAGACCAAGCGTGCCAAAAATTTCATTGACCCTGACGTCTTTAACAATATACTGGATCAGATTAAGCCACATACCAAACACATATATCTTCATGTCAAAGGTGAGCCGTTACTGCATCCCAAAATCGATCTGTTGCTAGATTCTGCACATGAGAAAGGATTCAAGGTCAACATCACGACCAATGGTACGCTACTGCCCAAGACGCAGCATAAGCTTCTTGGCAAGCCAGCGTTACGTCAGATGAACTTCTCCTTGCACAGCTTCGACGGACATGAAGGCTCGACAGACCGCGAAGGATATTTGAATAACATATTGACCTTTGCTCGTGAAGCAGTGAAACATAATGTCATCATTTCGTTCCGACTCTGGAACCTGACACAGGATAATTTTACGAATGCCCAGATGAACCGAAATCGCGAAACGCTTGAGGTGTTAGAGCGGGAGTTCGACTTGGATTTTCGGATTGAAGAAAAGGTCGTGCCGGGTAGCGGAGTCAAAATTGCTCCGAATGTATACCTCAATCAGGATCATGAATTTCAGTGGCCAAGCCTTGATGCACCCGAGGATGACGGTAAAGGCTTCTGTCATGCACTTCGTAGTCAGGCCGCCGTATTGGTGGATGGCACGGTTGTACCGTGTTGCCTGGATGGCGAAGGTGTAATTAACTTAGGCAACGTACATGAGAAGTCATTCTCGGAGATCGTTGACGGGGAACGGGCCAATAACTTATTTTATGGATTCTCGAAGAGGCAGGCCGTGGAAGAGTTGTGCCGCAAGTGCGGGTATCGCCAGCGGTTTGGTGCATAG
- a CDS encoding pectate lyase → MKKLLTVLLSVGLVASVFGAIPASAAPEIVKTTIVVEKGKTYDGKGKSVAADPNTLGDGSQKENQKPIFRLEAGATLKNVVIEAPAADGVHCYGSCNIENVTWKDVGEDALTLKSSGTVNITGGAAYKAYDKVFQMNASGTINIKNFRADDIGKLVRQNGGTSYAVTMNVDNSNISNVKDSILRTDSGSTKGKITNTRYSKVPTLFKGFSSGNTSQSGNTQY, encoded by the coding sequence ATGAAAAAATTGTTAACGGTGTTATTGTCGGTTGGTCTGGTCGCTTCCGTATTTGGTGCAATTCCTGCTTCTGCTGCTCCCGAGATTGTGAAGACAACCATCGTTGTAGAGAAGGGCAAGACGTATGATGGAAAAGGGAAAAGCGTCGCTGCCGATCCGAATACACTTGGTGATGGCAGTCAAAAAGAAAATCAAAAGCCTATCTTTCGCCTTGAGGCAGGCGCCACATTGAAGAACGTGGTCATTGAAGCGCCAGCAGCTGATGGCGTGCACTGTTATGGTAGCTGTAACATTGAGAATGTCACTTGGAAGGATGTTGGAGAGGATGCATTGACCTTGAAATCATCAGGAACGGTAAACATCACGGGCGGAGCAGCCTACAAAGCCTATGACAAAGTATTTCAGATGAATGCATCCGGAACCATTAACATCAAAAATTTCAGAGCAGATGATATTGGCAAGCTTGTTCGTCAAAATGGAGGCACCTCGTATGCTGTGACCATGAATGTAGATAATTCGAACATTTCCAATGTGAAGGATTCCATTTTGCGAACAGACAGCGGCAGTACGAAGGGGAAAATTACGAACACCAGATATTCGAAGGTGCCTACATTGTTCAAAGGGTTCTCGTCAGGCAATACAAGTCAATCAGGGAATACGCAGTATTAA
- a CDS encoding copper amine oxidase N-terminal domain-containing protein: MMKTIHSAWQQKKWKMILAASILTAGTAPALLSPHVVEAATNHKPTAYINNIPASYDVVIRQGVTYVALTELQFLGNYTFGYNNKTKEISIQTDRDKYILAPNTKTITKNGQTATLTAAPILVNGKAMLPLRAIGDAFGAQVSWNQAAKEAYIYQTDTALVKAYNGNDLVAAREAAIHLPRFSKLGQPRLELREERGDVDSTTTYIFEQGKKDRFFINKNNDLISYYEVKNGQALLKWQANIGNGSGTLGDLFFVKTKPYAEAGTRPSLAGKTIVSFQYSLMAEETSYTVTNKAGSVAEGAAVPSKGSIFVNAPDEK; the protein is encoded by the coding sequence ATGATGAAAACAATTCACTCAGCTTGGCAGCAGAAAAAATGGAAGATGATTCTTGCCGCCTCGATTCTCACCGCAGGTACGGCACCTGCTCTGCTGTCCCCCCATGTCGTGGAAGCAGCTACTAATCACAAACCCACGGCGTACATTAATAACATTCCAGCTTCCTATGACGTCGTCATTCGGCAAGGTGTCACCTATGTAGCACTGACCGAACTTCAATTCTTGGGCAACTATACATTCGGCTATAACAACAAAACTAAAGAAATTAGCATCCAGACCGATCGCGACAAATACATTCTTGCGCCTAACACCAAAACGATAACGAAAAATGGTCAAACAGCGACACTTACAGCAGCTCCTATTCTGGTCAATGGCAAAGCTATGCTCCCACTCCGAGCCATTGGCGATGCCTTTGGCGCCCAGGTTAGTTGGAATCAGGCCGCGAAGGAAGCTTACATCTATCAAACGGATACTGCCCTCGTTAAAGCATATAACGGCAACGATCTCGTGGCTGCGCGCGAGGCTGCAATTCATCTACCACGTTTCTCGAAGTTGGGACAACCTCGTCTGGAGCTACGTGAAGAGCGTGGTGATGTGGACTCCACCACAACCTATATATTTGAACAAGGAAAAAAAGATCGATTCTTCATTAACAAAAACAACGATCTAATCAGTTATTATGAGGTTAAAAACGGTCAGGCCTTACTCAAATGGCAAGCAAACATAGGTAACGGTTCCGGGACTCTTGGTGATCTATTCTTCGTCAAAACGAAGCCATATGCTGAAGCTGGAACACGCCCTTCATTAGCTGGTAAAACGATCGTGTCATTCCAGTACTCACTCATGGCCGAGGAAACCTCTTATACGGTCACCAACAAAGCCGGCTCGGTAGCTGAAGGGGCGGCTGTACCATCCAAAGGAAGTATCTTTGTTAACGCACCGGATGAAAAGTAG
- a CDS encoding ECF transporter S component, whose protein sequence is MGNAVRSNKLRLTDILVTIVIAVVFGVIYKIWGPTYDLMKPFGIHAEQMIYGMWFMAGTFAFVVIRKPGVAILAEVAAATVSAFLGSEWGMSTLVYGLLQGLGAEVFFAAFRYRLTNLWVTCLAAVGAAAASLILDYQYGYIDSLSAWNYTLFIAFRFLGSIIIAGVFAYYLAKALELTGVTRSLRPVSKQDYEALD, encoded by the coding sequence ATGGGAAATGCAGTGCGTAGTAATAAGTTGAGGTTAACGGATATTTTAGTAACGATTGTGATTGCGGTTGTTTTTGGCGTGATCTACAAAATATGGGGGCCAACTTATGATCTAATGAAGCCTTTTGGCATTCATGCCGAGCAGATGATCTATGGCATGTGGTTTATGGCAGGAACCTTTGCCTTTGTTGTGATTCGCAAACCCGGTGTAGCCATATTAGCCGAGGTTGCCGCAGCAACGGTAAGTGCTTTTCTGGGAAGTGAATGGGGTATGTCTACGCTGGTCTATGGACTATTGCAGGGGCTAGGAGCCGAGGTCTTTTTTGCAGCGTTTCGCTATCGTCTTACAAACCTGTGGGTAACCTGCCTTGCAGCGGTAGGTGCAGCAGCGGCTTCGCTCATATTGGACTACCAGTATGGATACATCGATTCATTGTCGGCATGGAATTATACCTTGTTTATCGCTTTCCGCTTCCTTGGAAGTATTATCATTGCAGGTGTGTTTGCTTATTATCTAGCCAAAGCGCTGGAGCTTACTGGGGTAACACGTTCGCTTCGACCTGTATCGAAACAGGATTACGAGGCGTTGGACTAA
- a CDS encoding ABC transporter ATP-binding protein: protein MYEEERPQIVGVTNLRCKFPGEQALLFQGLSLSVRQGEKVLLLGPSGSGKSTLLQILSGIIPNSVEIPMKCDDIQVPKRAGFVFQDPDTQFCMSYTDEEIAFVLENRNIPREHMPEQISQYLNQVGLNFERNRQLIHSMSQGMKQRLAMASMLAMQPDVLFLDEPTALLDEEGTAQVWDTVKQIMKNKTLIIVEHKINEIVELVDRIIVLSPDGKIVADDCAEHIFANHREMLRDYGIWYPGVWDEQEQEHGQNRKQEQWLHRSSNRLASEDHRKASDTRTGKTGSLTDPVKVSTLDAKPALELRQFTGWRGKTKFIEIEQAQVWHGDWIAVVGANGAGKSSLLLALMNILKTTGYYRVEGQLPGKTEKLADHIAFVFQNPEFQFVAHSVKDEVEFSLLYGTLSAEERHQQTYAMLEQFNLQHLTDRHPYQLSMGQKRRLSVASALVREQRILLLDEPTFGQDARNTFAMLSQLERLRCQGTAIIMVTHDREIVKRYCTHVWTIDQGRLTDADLVSTP, encoded by the coding sequence ATGTATGAAGAAGAGCGCCCGCAGATTGTAGGAGTAACTAATCTAAGATGCAAGTTTCCTGGAGAGCAGGCCTTGTTATTTCAAGGCTTGTCTCTATCTGTACGCCAGGGGGAAAAGGTACTATTGCTTGGACCGAGTGGTTCCGGCAAGTCAACGTTATTACAAATATTGAGTGGCATCATTCCGAATTCGGTAGAGATTCCGATGAAATGTGATGATATTCAGGTGCCGAAGCGAGCCGGGTTTGTTTTTCAAGACCCAGATACTCAGTTTTGCATGTCCTATACGGATGAAGAGATTGCGTTTGTGCTGGAGAACCGGAATATACCACGTGAACATATGCCTGAGCAGATTAGCCAATACCTGAACCAAGTGGGATTAAACTTCGAACGGAATCGTCAATTAATCCATTCGATGTCCCAGGGCATGAAGCAACGCCTAGCTATGGCCTCCATGCTTGCGATGCAACCTGATGTGCTGTTTCTAGACGAACCGACAGCATTACTTGATGAGGAAGGAACAGCGCAAGTGTGGGATACAGTGAAGCAGATTATGAAGAACAAAACGCTGATTATTGTGGAACACAAAATTAATGAGATTGTGGAATTAGTAGATCGAATCATCGTGCTGTCACCAGACGGAAAGATTGTCGCGGACGACTGTGCGGAGCATATTTTTGCGAACCATCGTGAAATGCTGCGAGATTATGGAATTTGGTATCCAGGTGTGTGGGATGAGCAAGAACAAGAACATGGGCAAAATCGGAAACAAGAGCAATGGTTGCATCGATCAAGTAATAGACTAGCATCAGAGGATCACCGAAAGGCATCTGATACTAGAACTGGCAAGACAGGCTCCCTAACTGATCCAGTGAAAGTGAGTACACTAGATGCTAAGCCTGCACTTGAATTACGGCAATTCACCGGGTGGCGAGGGAAAACGAAGTTTATTGAGATTGAACAGGCACAGGTGTGGCATGGGGACTGGATCGCGGTCGTTGGAGCCAATGGTGCCGGCAAAAGCTCCTTGTTATTAGCCCTCATGAACATATTGAAAACAACTGGTTATTATCGCGTAGAAGGGCAATTACCTGGGAAAACGGAGAAATTGGCTGATCATATTGCTTTTGTATTCCAGAATCCAGAATTTCAATTTGTTGCTCATTCCGTCAAGGATGAAGTGGAATTTTCGCTTCTGTATGGAACGCTCTCTGCGGAAGAGCGACATCAGCAGACGTACGCCATGCTGGAGCAATTTAACTTGCAGCATCTAACGGATCGACATCCTTATCAATTATCCATGGGACAGAAACGGCGGTTAAGTGTTGCTTCTGCCCTGGTACGCGAGCAACGTATTCTGTTGCTGGATGAACCGACATTTGGTCAGGATGCCCGCAATACATTCGCGATGCTGTCACAGCTGGAGCGTCTACGTTGCCAAGGAACGGCGATTATTATGGTCACACATGACCGGGAAATCGTAAAGAGGTATTGCACACATGTCTGGACGATTGATCAGGGGAGGTTAACGGATGCAGATCTCGTTTCCACACCGTGA
- a CDS encoding energy-coupling factor transporter transmembrane protein EcfT, translated as MQISFPHRETWLHAVNPGLKMITLTLMFIMVILIHNLNIMANVAIVMLLLLCWSGHPWYRLFLYASPFILVFISTSTGMMMFGKGETTWFRWGLIHITEESFYRGIHLGFRSLSMAAAGLLFGLTTKPVRLFYSLMQQWRLPAKYAYSFLSAMRMMPILLDEFQTLRYAIRIRGTKQRSSRWNLYGTLKRYAIPLLAQSIRRAQRMAIAMEAKGFTEGQSRTYYVQVGYSRADLWFTLYYVIMLSIAFALGILYPYHPNLVDVR; from the coding sequence ATGCAGATCTCGTTTCCACACCGTGAAACCTGGCTCCATGCGGTCAACCCCGGTCTCAAAATGATTACTCTGACGCTGATGTTTATTATGGTCATTCTCATACACAATCTGAATATCATGGCTAATGTAGCAATCGTTATGCTGCTATTATTATGCTGGTCAGGTCATCCGTGGTACAGGCTGTTTTTATACGCCTCGCCCTTTATTCTAGTGTTCATCTCCACCTCTACCGGAATGATGATGTTTGGTAAGGGAGAAACCACTTGGTTCCGCTGGGGGCTTATTCATATTACAGAAGAAAGCTTTTATCGTGGGATTCATTTGGGGTTCCGTTCTTTAAGCATGGCAGCAGCGGGTTTGTTGTTTGGTCTTACGACCAAGCCTGTTCGTTTGTTTTATTCATTAATGCAGCAATGGCGTTTACCAGCCAAGTATGCGTATAGCTTTCTTTCGGCGATGCGTATGATGCCAATACTGCTGGATGAATTTCAGACGTTACGCTATGCGATTCGTATTCGAGGTACGAAGCAGCGTAGTTCTCGCTGGAACCTATATGGCACGTTGAAACGGTACGCGATTCCTCTACTTGCTCAGAGCATAAGGCGCGCGCAACGAATGGCGATTGCGATGGAGGCAAAAGGGTTCACAGAAGGGCAAAGTCGCACCTATTATGTGCAGGTTGGTTACTCGCGTGCTGATCTATGGTTCACATTGTATTATGTCATCATGTTATCCATCGCCTTTGCCTTGGGAATCCTGTACCCTTACCATCCTAATCTGGTGGACGTCAGATAG
- a CDS encoding PQQ-binding-like beta-propeller repeat protein: MKIGPNGVKARYPWVTVMGVSLMLVTGCGLLDNRTDVGGEPSSITVTQAKPTQVNYKQGEAVTVVPNTPLFIQRVERREDLDSVKLQSYTTHMEKWKVRSAEGEWIKIQDENRGTVWFPAWYASKESRSIEAVTPQTFKLHSGRKLYLSPESKTSWPIGAEEAFLIKKWNGWYGVSITPRNWTKNSLEYLPPLLWVKAEDIDQHEHIKDGWLQQNSALTTTAIRHLTFLKFNKAATSKQVKQWLGEPDWKEHSSNLSDTYQKMSIGETWRYERKDSQFLVTFTQAGKIARTEWRILQNGQTYSWDKYYFSTGEEYEYTNKTDAKVLPATLPWKPIWTNQGGINYTFLQAANEDVLLMEGDDGGLSGNHYESSMYALDRHSGEKLWEVNAGYGIQQAQMDIEREHVTIFTDYDPDKKSYNDRVRHLRLNDGKVMWGFDPKQGYEVNYITAAKNVVVVDSRLSETSNGGHLSVLHSKNGKILWTRKLNKDYQLLNQRAEDPYVLYWDKGKLTAADPLTGRVVWNIVAKKSTVDHPENNPYFDGIYRIDPFQSAKPERWMLLADQWTLVDLNTGKKQEYFAAKHEQQIEVLNDGMVLIRENKKGSQYGEYEDFTTTLYDPQRGQKRWSVNAKIERGLVDNEQVYVIMNGSPAALDYKTGKLRWSVKETLGAVRHPINQGSYTLIDDQLLLPMGADLLVFNAQNGELIGRVNDVVTGQPEHRDRQAKNGAINRIGDEVYIGSSNGRFSLFKSQDLLTEVVQ, encoded by the coding sequence GTGAAGATTGGGCCAAACGGAGTAAAAGCAAGGTATCCATGGGTTACAGTAATGGGGGTATCCCTCATGCTCGTTACAGGCTGTGGGTTACTGGATAATCGCACGGATGTTGGAGGAGAACCAAGCTCAATTACAGTAACGCAAGCTAAGCCTACCCAAGTTAATTATAAACAGGGAGAAGCCGTGACGGTTGTGCCCAATACACCTTTGTTCATCCAGAGAGTAGAGCGCCGTGAAGATCTGGACAGCGTGAAGTTACAATCGTACACGACCCACATGGAGAAATGGAAGGTACGATCTGCAGAAGGGGAATGGATTAAGATTCAGGATGAGAATCGGGGAACGGTGTGGTTCCCGGCGTGGTATGCATCGAAAGAGAGTCGTAGTATTGAAGCGGTCACTCCACAGACTTTCAAACTGCATTCAGGCCGTAAATTATATTTATCTCCAGAGAGCAAAACAAGCTGGCCAATCGGTGCTGAAGAAGCATTTCTAATAAAAAAATGGAATGGATGGTATGGTGTCTCAATAACGCCGCGCAACTGGACGAAGAATAGTTTGGAGTACCTTCCGCCACTGCTCTGGGTTAAGGCAGAGGATATTGACCAGCATGAACATATAAAGGATGGTTGGCTCCAGCAGAATTCGGCGTTGACCACTACAGCGATCAGACATCTAACCTTTCTAAAGTTCAATAAGGCAGCAACTTCCAAGCAGGTGAAGCAGTGGCTTGGTGAACCGGATTGGAAAGAGCATTCAAGCAATCTCTCCGATACATACCAGAAGATGAGTATTGGCGAGACTTGGCGGTATGAACGAAAGGATAGTCAGTTTCTTGTTACCTTTACCCAGGCCGGCAAGATCGCTCGAACAGAGTGGCGTATTTTACAGAATGGACAGACTTACAGTTGGGATAAGTATTATTTTAGTACCGGTGAAGAGTATGAATACACGAACAAGACAGACGCCAAAGTTCTGCCAGCGACGCTGCCATGGAAGCCGATCTGGACGAACCAGGGCGGAATTAATTATACCTTCCTTCAAGCGGCGAATGAGGATGTGCTTTTAATGGAAGGTGACGATGGTGGATTAAGTGGTAACCATTACGAAAGTTCAATGTATGCTCTGGATCGACATTCTGGAGAGAAGCTATGGGAGGTCAATGCCGGTTATGGTATACAGCAGGCTCAGATGGATATTGAACGTGAGCATGTTACCATATTTACAGATTATGATCCGGATAAGAAAAGCTACAATGATCGTGTCCGTCATCTCCGACTGAATGATGGTAAGGTGATGTGGGGTTTCGATCCTAAACAGGGATATGAAGTGAACTATATAACGGCAGCGAAAAATGTGGTCGTTGTGGATAGTCGTCTGAGCGAAACTTCCAATGGTGGGCATCTATCCGTACTTCATAGTAAGAATGGCAAGATATTGTGGACACGTAAGCTTAACAAGGACTACCAATTGTTGAACCAGCGTGCAGAAGATCCATATGTGCTGTATTGGGATAAAGGGAAACTGACGGCTGCTGATCCGTTAACAGGACGTGTCGTTTGGAATATCGTAGCTAAGAAGTCTACGGTAGATCACCCAGAGAACAATCCGTATTTTGATGGTATATATCGTATAGATCCGTTTCAGAGTGCCAAGCCTGAACGCTGGATGCTGCTTGCAGATCAGTGGACGCTGGTCGATTTGAATACAGGCAAGAAGCAGGAATATTTTGCAGCGAAACACGAACAACAGATCGAGGTATTAAACGATGGGATGGTATTGATTCGTGAAAATAAAAAAGGGAGTCAGTACGGTGAATACGAAGATTTCACAACAACACTCTATGATCCACAGCGTGGACAGAAGCGTTGGAGTGTGAACGCTAAGATTGAACGTGGCCTTGTAGACAATGAACAAGTATACGTGATTATGAATGGCTCTCCTGCTGCACTGGATTATAAGACGGGGAAATTACGCTGGAGCGTTAAGGAGACATTAGGAGCGGTGCGGCACCCTATCAATCAGGGAAGTTACACGCTCATTGATGATCAGTTACTGCTGCCTATGGGGGCAGATTTGCTCGTCTTCAACGCGCAAAACGGAGAACTGATAGGCAGGGTGAATGATGTTGTTACAGGCCAGCCAGAGCATAGAGATCGACAGGCCAAGAACGGAGCGATAAATCGTATTGGAGATGAAGTCTATATCGGCTCATCCAATGGGCGATTCAGTTTATTTAAATCACAAGACTTATTAACAGAGGTTGTTCAATAA
- a CDS encoding methionine ABC transporter ATP-binding protein, producing MISLYGVSKRYYERGERADQGFEALSSVSLEIGQGKIHGIIGASGAGKSTLLRLLNGLEKPDEGDVLVNGQNLTGMSEQHLRQARQSIGMIFQHFNLVSNRSVIGNVCMPLELAGGSSRTERTARGMEVLRFVGLEDKAKQYPAQLSGGQKQRVAIARALASRPSVLLCDEPTSSLDPQTTNGILDVLRHVNQTLGVTIVVVTHEMEVARRLCHQISVMREGRIIRTLSEAEVDSIPEPQPDMLTSLLLYDEAESKPEWTGSVSGHTEQGGRKHDT from the coding sequence ATGATTTCATTATACGGAGTAAGCAAACGTTATTACGAGCGGGGCGAACGTGCAGATCAGGGGTTCGAGGCGTTAAGCTCTGTCTCGCTTGAGATAGGACAAGGCAAGATCCATGGCATTATCGGTGCCAGTGGTGCGGGCAAATCTACGCTGCTAAGGCTGCTTAATGGGCTGGAGAAACCGGATGAAGGCGATGTACTTGTGAATGGGCAGAATCTTACGGGGATGAGCGAACAACATCTTCGTCAAGCTCGTCAATCCATCGGGATGATCTTTCAGCATTTTAATCTGGTTAGCAATCGCTCCGTGATTGGTAATGTCTGTATGCCTTTGGAGCTGGCAGGTGGGTCATCCCGTACTGAGCGGACTGCTCGGGGCATGGAGGTCTTGAGATTTGTCGGCCTTGAGGATAAAGCGAAGCAGTATCCTGCACAGTTAAGCGGCGGTCAGAAGCAACGTGTGGCGATTGCCAGAGCGCTTGCTAGTCGTCCCAGTGTCCTGCTCTGCGATGAGCCTACATCCTCACTCGACCCGCAGACCACGAATGGAATTCTGGATGTACTTCGTCATGTGAACCAGACACTAGGTGTGACGATTGTTGTGGTTACCCATGAGATGGAGGTTGCACGCAGGCTCTGCCATCAAATATCGGTGATGAGAGAAGGGCGTATCATCAGAACATTATCTGAAGCAGAGGTCGACAGCATTCCAGAACCTCAGCCCGACATGCTGACATCATTATTGTTGTATGATGAGGCGGAGAGTAAGCCAGAGTGGACTGGCTCAGTCTCAGGTCACACGGAACAAGGGGGACGTAAGCATGATACCTGA
- a CDS encoding methionine ABC transporter permease, whose product MIPESVIKYQDEIWQAIGDTFVMVGISIGAAVLIGLPLGTLLYLFRRGQRYENKPLFTILGSLVNIIRSFPFLLLVVFMIPFTRIVVGTSIGTLAASVPLSVIAIAYYARLVEQALLDVPKGVVEAATSMGASTIQLVVKFLYVEARSSLVLGLTTATISFISYSTVMGIVGGGGVGDFAIRYGYQRYETDIMVFTIIIMIILVQTIQYAGSRLSRWLDRRS is encoded by the coding sequence ATGATACCTGAATCCGTGATCAAATATCAGGATGAGATATGGCAAGCGATCGGAGATACCTTTGTCATGGTCGGCATCTCCATTGGGGCAGCTGTTCTGATCGGGTTGCCTCTGGGAACGTTGCTGTATTTGTTCAGAAGGGGTCAGCGATACGAAAATAAACCGTTGTTTACGATTCTCGGAAGCCTGGTTAATATTATTCGTTCGTTTCCTTTCCTGCTGCTCGTTGTATTCATGATTCCGTTCACACGGATTGTGGTGGGCACGTCTATCGGTACACTTGCGGCATCTGTTCCACTATCGGTCATTGCCATTGCTTATTACGCTAGGCTCGTTGAACAGGCGTTGCTCGATGTACCCAAAGGCGTCGTGGAAGCTGCAACATCGATGGGAGCATCAACCATACAACTTGTCGTGAAATTCCTTTATGTGGAGGCGCGATCAAGTCTTGTATTGGGTCTTACGACGGCGACCATCAGTTTTATCTCCTACTCCACAGTGATGGGTATCGTTGGAGGCGGCGGTGTTGGTGATTTTGCGATTAGGTATGGTTACCAGCGGTACGAAACGGATATTATGGTATTTACGATTATCATTATGATTATCTTGGTACAGACGATTCAATATGCAGGCAGCAGGTTATCACGCTGGCTTGATCGTCGATCTTGA
- a CDS encoding MetQ/NlpA family ABC transporter substrate-binding protein: MKAKLMLTLLAVMLVVAGCGQKEAAPAAEGTNTDNGATQEVTLKVATLIPPMTDVLDIVKPLLKEDGVNLEVVVLSDNVQPNTALANKEVDANFFQHLPYMTQYNEAHNSNLVGVQPIYNAIYGAYSKTYKSMDELPDGATVAIANDPSNIGRSLVMMEQNGLIKLKEGVGFDATPSDIIENPKNFKFKEVDLLMLARMLDDADLVAMTPAYASPLGLTPKKDALFTEKDDSHFAITLVAREDNKDSEAIQKLAKRMAGPEVKAFFEENYADIAIPAFE; encoded by the coding sequence ATGAAAGCGAAATTAATGCTCACACTGCTTGCAGTGATGCTTGTAGTAGCCGGTTGCGGTCAGAAGGAAGCAGCACCTGCGGCGGAAGGAACGAACACAGATAACGGGGCAACACAGGAAGTTACATTGAAAGTGGCTACATTGATTCCGCCGATGACGGATGTGTTGGACATTGTAAAACCTTTGTTGAAAGAAGATGGTGTGAATCTGGAAGTTGTAGTTTTGTCTGATAATGTGCAGCCGAATACAGCGCTAGCGAACAAAGAGGTGGACGCCAACTTTTTCCAGCATTTGCCCTATATGACTCAATATAATGAAGCGCATAACTCCAATCTGGTAGGCGTTCAACCTATCTACAATGCGATCTATGGTGCGTATTCCAAAACATACAAGTCAATGGATGAACTGCCGGATGGAGCAACGGTTGCGATTGCCAATGATCCTTCGAACATAGGACGTTCCTTGGTCATGATGGAGCAGAATGGTTTGATTAAGCTCAAAGAGGGCGTAGGCTTCGATGCTACACCATCGGATATTATTGAAAATCCTAAGAACTTCAAGTTTAAGGAAGTGGATCTGTTGATGCTGGCTCGTATGTTAGATGATGCAGATCTGGTTGCGATGACACCTGCTTATGCAAGTCCACTGGGGCTTACGCCGAAGAAGGATGCACTTTTCACGGAGAAGGATGATTCTCATTTTGCCATCACATTGGTTGCTCGTGAAGATAATAAAGACTCTGAAGCCATTCAGAAATTGGCTAAACGTATGGCTGGCCCTGAGGTAAAAGCGTTCTTCGAAGAGAACTATGCTGATATCGCAATTCCGGCATTTGAATAA